In the genome of Daucus carota subsp. sativus chromosome 9, DH1 v3.0, whole genome shotgun sequence, the window TGGAACAGCCTAGTACTATGTTTAATTTCCCCCAAACATTATCATACATGTATAATCTTATGATTAAAATGTATAGTTAATGTGTATATGACAGGTGATGTGTGATGCCTACACACCTGCTGGAGATCCAATTCCAACTAATCATCGTTTCAAAGCGGCTGAGATCTTCAGCCATCCTGCTGTTGTTGCTGAGATCCCCTGGtctattaattatatttcacTTATATGTTTAGTTgcttaatttaatcatattgtGTCTTAAAATTTAGACGTGTGTTTTATAGGTATGGCATAGAACAGGAGTACACACTTCTTCAGAAGGCCGTGAAATGGCCTTATGGCTGGCCTGTTGGTGGATTCCCAGGACCACAGGTATTGTACTTTTACGCGATTTCACTAGCTATAATCCTGCCAAATATACTTGGTATGCCTCACTCGGAAGTAAAGTAAGGTATAAAGTACACGATTTAAGCTTCAACAGAAACGTGACATCGCTTCTGTTGTCTGTATAAGATTCTATTACAGTAGTAATGCACAaaacatgcatgcatgcatcaCATAAGCTTTGAACTATGGTGGAATCCAGAGATTATAATCTCTCTCTTAGACATTATTTAAGAACTGATTTGCATTGATGTACTTGTTATGTCTGCAGGGGCCATATTATTGTGGAATTGGAGCTGACAAAGCATATGGTCGCAACATTGTTGATGCACATTACAAAGCATGCTTGTACGCTGGCATCAATGTCAGTGGAATCAACGGCGAGGTCATGCCTGCTCAGGTATTGTATGCTCGTCGCAGTTTTGTATTTGGTGTGAGGGAGCAGTAAAAATTCTTCCAAAAATTATGCTCTTaacttgataaaaaaaaacatagtgGGAATTTCAAGTTGGACCGGCTGTTGGCATTTCTGCTGCTGATCAAGTGTGGGTTGCTCGTTATATTCTTGAGGTATTTTTCATTTGATTTCCAAATTTATTGCATACTAGTCCTTACACAACTAATACTGTTATTAAGAACTTTGGCTAAACGCTTATGCTTGATTGCAGAGGATCACTGAGATTGAGGGAGTAGTAGTTTCTTTTGACCCGAAGCCAATTGCGGTAATTTACCTGTCTAGCATTTAGCATACTACTATTAGTCCTTTGTTGTAAAGCCTCCTGTGTTATAGATAATCAATGGAACTCACGAGAATCATATTTATATCCGTGTCAGGGAGATTGGAACGGGGCCGGTGCTCATACAAACTACAGGTGATCCATAATTCTTATGTCTATATGCAATGAATGAGATTAGTTTCTTGTCACagtttgattaaattttgaaaataatccaAATTTCACTGTGAAAATATTAGCACCCACTCCATGCGGGAAGATGGGGGATTTGATGTCATAAAGAAGGC includes:
- the LOC108200704 gene encoding glutamine synthetase cytosolic isozyme, whose translation is MSLLNDLLNLDLTGITEKITAEYIWIGGSGMDLRSKARTLNGPVTSPQELPRWNYDGSSTGQAPGTDSEVILYPQAIFRDPFRKGNNILVMCDAYTPAGDPIPTNHRFKAAEIFSHPAVVAEIPWYGIEQEYTLLQKAVKWPYGWPVGGFPGPQGPYYCGIGADKAYGRNIVDAHYKACLYAGINVSGINGEVMPAQWEFQVGPAVGISAADQVWVARYILERITEIEGVVVSFDPKPIAGDWNGAGAHTNYSTHSMREDGGFDVIKKAIEKLGLRHKEHISAYGEGNERRLTGHHETADIHTFSWGVANRGASVRVGRDTEKDGKGYFEDRRPASNMDPYIVTSMIAETTILWKP